From the genome of Perca flavescens isolate YP-PL-M2 chromosome 12, PFLA_1.0, whole genome shotgun sequence, one region includes:
- the xrn1 gene encoding 5'-3' exoribonuclease 1 isoform X1 has protein sequence MGVPKFYRWISERYPCLSEVVKEHQIPEFDNLYLDMNGIIHQCSHPNDEDVHFRISEEKIFADIFHYLEVLFRIIKPRKVFFMAVDGVAPRAKMNQQRGRRFRSAKEAEDKIKKALEKGEVLPTEARFDSNCITPGTDFMARLQEQLKYFVHNKLSTDKLWQNVNVYLSGHETPGEGEHKIMEFIRSENSKPSHDPNTRHCLYGLDADLIMLGLTSHEPNFSLLREEVRFGGKKNQKRISAPEETTFHLLHLSLMREYIDYEFSGLRNQIGSDYDLERIIDDWILMGFLVGNDFIPHLPNLHISHDALPLLYKTYISALPTMGGYLNENGHLNLRNFEKYIEKLAEFDREHFSEIFVDLKWFESKVGNKYLNEAAGLAAEREAASKETNKNEDSTSSERVIGEGKGGVGDDEEEEEDMFETEFRQYKRTYYMTKMGVDVVSDDFLAKQAKCYVEGIQWILHYYYHGVQSWSWYYPYHYAPFLSDIRNISELKLTFDLEKPFMPFQQLLAVLPAASKELLPESYRHLMTSENSPIIEYYPVDFKTDLNGKQQEWEAVVLIPFIDERCLLAAMEPYNLKMTKEEKARNRHTECAVYSYDSEVDFMYISPLPQLFPDIVHCHVKKADIPMDAWHVQLDHVSRRLDRSSLYFCGFPTLQHIKHKFFKKKSGVVVFQQSSRGENMMLEILPSQDAEAGCDDVAAQVLGKPVFVNWPHLEEARIIAVSDGDVKFYLEEPPGVQKVYDRPSTPPPTKVTRLSDKEQKDWVKDVQGLTEHFLKRKGIMVNETSVVLYGQLLTGRKYVPKANGVVELEKQWAKQVLPFAYQTVVKDIKAFYSCLTCFKSLDELFPPATTVFMVGNPYYGAMGEVQDSSDVIKDGRVRVVFSVPHEPQLEPLIQNQHKYCVKYSPGYVLASRLGITSYLVSRFSGSIFIGRGSKRNPCGEQKANVGLNLKFNKKNEEVPGYTKRTEKEWLYSAAVEELLAEYLDRFSEVFNSVSRNGHDDVFYEDDIWPEEDQNGAERVAEITSWLKSHPVSSIGRTSCDLQVLDSAIVERIEEAVEKAKVKKSTKKVRVTVKPHLLFRPLEQQQGVIPDPEAEYRLFDRVINTREGFTVPLGLRGTVIGIKGADREAEVLYEVLFDEEFAGGLSIRCTSPRCYRLPPCALINFSHGARVDQTSHKLTAIVKPQPATAANFNSQRQLSGLNHSPRSPFIPTQHNNKHGMGKAASQGNRNSPSKGPIQKQQSKEYSNVWQSLQNSGPPLNPPAHWHNEGLSQQRKNQHSNEAAPVGGIRLLKKNEDVNSLFPPQNTANKATTEFEDLIASLKISSGNQQTPPPPAPPQAPSSQSDGPLSPQSFAMKGTLMLKEMLKIDGAGTGSPSSQGADNAGGQQQNRRRSSKKLAANMNAPHGDAAAMASPAMAVSANLSNAGLTSKVSELTCVCLGLGMAPPDFSYIGNRQGRTVVCQVKLSNGLMVHGPQCQSENDAKEKAAFFALQRLNSVGSGFPLPPPLYPGVGQIRPPTLGAMGPVFNQQGGLLLPHQGFGPAPLWGMPLPPPHHQNQPFYGAAGNFPGAARPQPAATVPIGSHNQFIPLQVTKKRVSANKKNQDTREFYSAAHIVSRNESQKAHNQHSQSLAPVEPQGGKVDQLHQYAANTNPSSSSPGQVDGVSTTNAVPHTPPRQNVPSTGHTPGSSGKRKHRKLAVNFEAAKVSE, from the exons GTCCGCCAAAGAAGCAGAGGACAAGATAAAAAAAGCTCTGGAAAAAGGAGAGGTGCTTCCCACGGAGGCTCGCTTCGACTCCAATTGTATTACTCCTG GCACTGACTTCATGGCAAGACTCCAGGAGCAGCTCAAGTATTTTGTCCACAACAAGCTCTCCACCGACAAGCTATGGCAGAATGTCAACGTCTACCTGTCTGGCCATGAG ACTCCAGGGGAGGGAGAACACAAGATCATGGAGTTTATTCGCTCTGAGAACTCCAAGCCGAGTCACGACCCAAACACCCGACACTGCCTGTATGGCCTGGATGCTGACCTG ATCATGTTGGGTTTGACCAGCCATGAGCCAAATTTCTCCCTGCTCAGAGAAGAGGTCCGCTTTGGAGGAAAGAAAAACCAGAAAAG GATATCGGCTCCAGAGGAGACAACTTTTCACTTGCTTCACTTGTCTCTGATGAGGGAGTACATAGACTATGAGTTCTCTGGGCtcagg AATCAGATTGGTTCTGATTATGACTTGGAGCGAATAATAGACGACTGGATTCTAATGGGTTTCCTAGTGGGAAACGATTTCATCCCTCACCTTCCTAATCTTCACATCAGTCATGATGCTCTGCCGTTGCTGTACAAGACGTACATCAGTGCTCTGCCCACCATGGGGG GTTATCTGAATGAGAACGGCCATCTAAACCTCAGAAACTTTGAGAAATACATTGAGAAGCTTGCTGAG TTTGACCGGGAACATTTCAGTGAGATCTTTGTGGACTTGAAGTGGTTTGAGAGTAAAGTTGGAAACAAGTATCTGAATGAGGCGGCCGGATTGGCCGCCGAAAGGGAGGCTGCCAGCAAAGAAACCAACAAGAATGAG gattcTACCTCATCAGAAAGAGTGATTGGAGAAGGAAAAGGAGGAGTAGGCGacgatgaggaagaggaggaagatatGTTTGAAACGGAGTTCAGACAATACAAGCGCACCTACTATATGACCAAGATGGGCGTAGATGTGGTGTCTGA TGACTTTCTAGCCAAGCAGGCCAAGTGTTatgtggaaggtatacagtggATTCTCCACTACTACTACCACGGTGTTCAGTCCTGGAGCTG GTACTACCCCTACCACTACGCACCCTTCTTGTCTGACATCAGGAACATATCGGAGTTaaagttgacctttgacctggaGAAACCCTTCATGCCCTTCCAGCAACTGTTGGCAGTCCTGCCTGCTGCCAGCAAGGAGCTGCTGCCTGAGAGTTACAGG CACCTGATGACCAGTGAAAATTCGCCCATTATTGAGTACTACCCTGTTGACTTTAAAACGGACCTCAATGGCAAGCAGCAGGAATGGGAGGCTGTGGTTCTTATTCCCTTCATAGatgag AGGTGCTTACTAGCAGCCATGGAGCCCTATAATCTGAAGATGACCAAAGAAGAGAAGGCCAGGAATCGTCACACAGAGTGTGCAGTCTACTCCTATGACTCTGAAGTAGACTTCATGTACATCTCCCCCCTGCCTCAGCTGTTCCCCGACATCGTCCACTGCCATGTCAA GAAAGCAGACATCCCTATGGATGCCTGGCATGTACAATTGGACCACGTGAGCAGACGCCTCGACCGCTCATCTCTGTACTTCTGTGGCTTCCCCACACTGCAACACATCAAACACaag TTCTTTAAGAAGAAGAGTGGGGTGGTTGTGTTccagcagagcagcagagggGAGAACATGATGCTGGAGATCCTCCCGAGCCAGGACGCAGAGGCA GGATGTGATGATGTTGCTGCCCAAGTACTGGGGAAGCCGGTGTTTGTCAACTGGCCGCATCTAGAGGAAGCTCGCATCATTGCAGTGTCAGATGGCGATGTCAA GTTTTATCTAGAGGAACCACCTGGTGTCCAAAAAGTGTATGACAGGCCCTCCACTCCTCCCCCCACCAAAGTCACCCGCCTGTCTGACAAGGAGCAAAAGGACTGGGTGAAGGATGTCCAGGGACTCACTGAACA TTTCTTGAAGAGGAAAGGCATCATGGTGAATGAGACATCGGTGGTTTTGTACGGCCAGTTGCTGACCGGAAGGAAATACGTCCCCAAAGCCAACGGGGTGGTGGAACTTGAGAAACAGTGGGCTAAGCAGGTCCTGCCTTTTGCCTACCAGACTGTGGTTAAg GACATCAAGGCCTTTTACTCGTGTCTGACCTGCTTTAAGAGCTTAGACGAGCTCTTCCCTCCAGCAACCACTGTCTTCATGGTGGGGAACCCTTACTACGGTGCCATGGGCGAG GTGCAAGACTCCagtgatgtcattaaagacGGCCGGGTACGAGTGGTCTTCAGTGTGCCGCATGAACCACAGCTGGAGCCCTTAATCCAGAATCAGCAt AAGTACTGTGTGAAGTACAGCCCTGGGTACGTCCTGGCATCTCGTCTCGGCATCACCAGCTACCTTGTCTCCCGCTTCTCAGGAAGCATCTTCATTGGTAGAGGCTCTAAGAGGAA TCCCTGTGGAGAGCAAAAAGCTAACGTCGGCCTGAACCTCAAGTTCAACAAGAAGAACGAGGAGGTTCCTGGATACACCAAGAGAACTGAAAAGGAGTGGCTCTACTCTGCTGCTGTGGAGGAATTACTGGCCGAATACCTGGACag ATTTTCTGAGGTATTCAACTCGGTGTCAAGAAACGGTCATGATGATGTTTTCTATGAAGATGACATTTGGCCTGAAGAGGACCAGAATGG GGCGGAGAGGGTTGCCGAAATCACCTCATGGTTGAAAAGTCACCCAGTAAGCTCCATCGGCAGGACTTCATGTGACCTACAGGTACTGGACTCTGCCATCGTGGAGAGGATCGAGGAAGCAGTGGAGAAAGCCAAG GTGAAGAAGAGCACCAAGAAAGTCCGTGTGACAGTCAAGCCTCATCTCCTCTTCAGG cccttggagcagcagcagggagTGATTCCGGACCCGGAGGCAGAGTATCGCCTGTTTGACAGAGTCATCAACACCAGGGAGGGCTTCACCGTCCCACTGGGACTCAGAGGAACCGTCATCGGCATTAAAGGAG CGGATCGTGAGGCAGAGGTTCTCTATGAAGTGCTTTTTGATGAAGAATTTGCTGGAGGTCTCTCCATCAG GTGTACTTCACCTCGTTGTTACCGCCTCCCTCCCTGCGCTCTCATTAACTTTTCCCACGGAGCGCGAGTGGATCAAACCTCCCACAAACTCACCGCCATCGTCAAACCTCAGCCCGCCACAGCCGCAAATTTCAACTCACAGCGCCAGTTGTCCGGCCTGAACCACTCTCCACGTTCACCCTTTATACCCACACAG CATAACAACAAACATGGTATGGGGAAGGCAGCCTCCCAGGGCAACAGGAACTCTCCCTCTAAGGGTCCTATCCAGAAACAACAGTCCAAG GAGTACAGTAATGTGTGGCAGTCTCTGCAGAACTCTGGTCCTCCTCTCAACCCTCCTGCTCACTGGCACAAT GAAGGACTTTCCCAACAGCGGAAGAACCAGCACTCCAACGAAGCT GCCCCAGTTGGTGGCATCAGACTGTTGAAGAAAAATGAAGATGTCAACTCCCTTTTCCCCCCACAGAACACAGCCAataag GCTACGACTGAGTTTGAGGACCTGATAGCCAGTCTCAAGATCTCCTCGGGTAACCAGCAAACCCCGCcccctccagctcctcctcaaGCACCCTCCAGCCAGTCAGATGGCCCGTTGTCTCCGCAGTCCTTCGCCATG AAGGGAACCCTGATGCTGAAGGAGATGCTGAAGATTGACGGTGCTGGAACAGGAAGTCCCTCTTCTCAAGGGGCAGATAACGCCGGTGGCCAGCAGCAGAACAGGAGACGATCATCCAAGAAACTAG cAGCAAATATGAACGCCCCCCACGGCGATGCAGCTGCAATGGCTTCTCCCGCAATGGCCGTTTCTGCTAACCTCTCCAACGCTGGGCTGACCAGTAAGGTGTCAGAGCTGACGTGTGTCTGTTTGGGGTTAGGAATGGCACCACCCGATTTCAGCTACATAGGCAACAGACAG GGTCGCACAGTAGTGTGTCAGGTGAAGCTGTCCAATGGGTTGATGGTTCATGGTCCCCAGTGCCAATCAGAAAATGATGCCAAGGAAAAAGCTGccttctttgccctccaaagactg AACTCAGTGGGATCTGGCttccccctcccaccccctcTATACCCAGGAGTGGGGCAGATACGACCCCCAACCTTAGGAGCCATGGGCCCCGTCTTCAACCAGCAAG GTGGTTTGCTGTTGCCCCACCAGGGTTTCGGCCCGGCCCCTCTGTGGGGAATGCCGCTGCCTCCTCCCCACCATCAAAACCAGCCGTTCTATGGAGCAGCAGGAAACTTCCCTGGTGCTGCCCGCCCCCAACCCGCAGCAACAGTGCCCATCGGCTCACACAACCAATTTATTCCATTACAG GTGACTAAGAAGCGAGTCTCGGCCAACAAGAAGAACCAGGACACTCGGGAGTTTTACAGCGCCGCCCACATTGTGAGCAGAAACGAGTCCCAGAAAGCCCACAACCAGCACAGCCAATCTCTGGCTCCGGTTGAACCCCAGGGCGGTAAAGTCGACCAGCTGCACCAATACGCCGCCAACACCAACCCCTCCTCGTCCAGTCCTGGTCAAGTCGACGGCGTTTCCACGACGAATGCAGTCCCCCACACACCCCCTCGACAAAACGTCCCATCCACGGGCCACACCCCTGGCTCCTCCGGCAAGAGGAAGCACAGAAAGCTGGCTGTCAACTTTGAGGCAGCCAAAGTCTCTGAGTGA
- the xrn1 gene encoding 5'-3' exoribonuclease 1 isoform X2, which produces MGVPKFYRWISERYPCLSEVVKEHQIPEFDNLYLDMNGIIHQCSHPNDEDVHFRISEEKIFADIFHYLEVLFRIIKPRKVFFMAVDGVAPRAKMNQQRGRRFRSAKEAEDKIKKALEKGEVLPTEARFDSNCITPGTDFMARLQEQLKYFVHNKLSTDKLWQNVNVYLSGHETPGEGEHKIMEFIRSENSKPSHDPNTRHCLYGLDADLIMLGLTSHEPNFSLLREEVRFGGKKNQKRISAPEETTFHLLHLSLMREYIDYEFSGLRNQIGSDYDLERIIDDWILMGFLVGNDFIPHLPNLHISHDALPLLYKTYISALPTMGGYLNENGHLNLRNFEKYIEKLAEFDREHFSEIFVDLKWFESKVGNKYLNEAAGLAAEREAASKETNKNEDSTSSERVIGEGKGGVGDDEEEEEDMFETEFRQYKRTYYMTKMGVDVVSDDFLAKQAKCYVEGIQWILHYYYHGVQSWSWYYPYHYAPFLSDIRNISELKLTFDLEKPFMPFQQLLAVLPAASKELLPESYRHLMTSENSPIIEYYPVDFKTDLNGKQQEWEAVVLIPFIDERCLLAAMEPYNLKMTKEEKARNRHTECAVYSYDSEVDFMYISPLPQLFPDIVHCHVKKADIPMDAWHVQLDHVSRRLDRSSLYFCGFPTLQHIKHKFFKKKSGVVVFQQSSRGENMMLEILPSQDAEAGCDDVAAQVLGKPVFVNWPHLEEARIIAVSDGDVKFYLEEPPGVQKVYDRPSTPPPTKVTRLSDKEQKDWVKDVQGLTEHFLKRKGIMVNETSVVLYGQLLTGRKYVPKANGVVELEKQWAKQVLPFAYQTVVKDIKAFYSCLTCFKSLDELFPPATTVFMVGNPYYGAMGEVQDSSDVIKDGRVRVVFSVPHEPQLEPLIQNQHKYCVKYSPGYVLASRLGITSYLVSRFSGSIFIGRGSKRNPCGEQKANVGLNLKFNKKNEEVPGYTKRTEKEWLYSAAVEELLAEYLDRFSEVFNSVSRNGHDDVFYEDDIWPEEDQNGAERVAEITSWLKSHPVSSIGRTSCDLQVLDSAIVERIEEAVEKAKVKKSTKKVRVTVKPHLLFRPLEQQQGVIPDPEAEYRLFDRVINTREGFTVPLGLRGTVIGIKGADREAEVLYEVLFDEEFAGGLSIRCTSPRCYRLPPCALINFSHGARVDQTSHKLTAIVKPQPATAANFNSQRQLSGLNHSPRSPFIPTQHNNKHGMGKAASQGNRNSPSKGPIQKQQSKEYSNVWQSLQNSGPPLNPPAHWHNEGLSQQRKNQHSNEAAPVGGIRLLKKNEDVNSLFPPQNTANKATTEFEDLIASLKISSGNQQTPPPPAPPQAPSSQSDGPLSPQSFAMKGTLMLKEMLKIDGAGTGSPSSQGADNAGGQQQNRRRSSKKLANMNAPHGDAAAMASPAMAVSANLSNAGLTSKVSELTCVCLGLGMAPPDFSYIGNRQGRTVVCQVKLSNGLMVHGPQCQSENDAKEKAAFFALQRLNSVGSGFPLPPPLYPGVGQIRPPTLGAMGPVFNQQGGLLLPHQGFGPAPLWGMPLPPPHHQNQPFYGAAGNFPGAARPQPAATVPIGSHNQFIPLQVTKKRVSANKKNQDTREFYSAAHIVSRNESQKAHNQHSQSLAPVEPQGGKVDQLHQYAANTNPSSSSPGQVDGVSTTNAVPHTPPRQNVPSTGHTPGSSGKRKHRKLAVNFEAAKVSE; this is translated from the exons GTCCGCCAAAGAAGCAGAGGACAAGATAAAAAAAGCTCTGGAAAAAGGAGAGGTGCTTCCCACGGAGGCTCGCTTCGACTCCAATTGTATTACTCCTG GCACTGACTTCATGGCAAGACTCCAGGAGCAGCTCAAGTATTTTGTCCACAACAAGCTCTCCACCGACAAGCTATGGCAGAATGTCAACGTCTACCTGTCTGGCCATGAG ACTCCAGGGGAGGGAGAACACAAGATCATGGAGTTTATTCGCTCTGAGAACTCCAAGCCGAGTCACGACCCAAACACCCGACACTGCCTGTATGGCCTGGATGCTGACCTG ATCATGTTGGGTTTGACCAGCCATGAGCCAAATTTCTCCCTGCTCAGAGAAGAGGTCCGCTTTGGAGGAAAGAAAAACCAGAAAAG GATATCGGCTCCAGAGGAGACAACTTTTCACTTGCTTCACTTGTCTCTGATGAGGGAGTACATAGACTATGAGTTCTCTGGGCtcagg AATCAGATTGGTTCTGATTATGACTTGGAGCGAATAATAGACGACTGGATTCTAATGGGTTTCCTAGTGGGAAACGATTTCATCCCTCACCTTCCTAATCTTCACATCAGTCATGATGCTCTGCCGTTGCTGTACAAGACGTACATCAGTGCTCTGCCCACCATGGGGG GTTATCTGAATGAGAACGGCCATCTAAACCTCAGAAACTTTGAGAAATACATTGAGAAGCTTGCTGAG TTTGACCGGGAACATTTCAGTGAGATCTTTGTGGACTTGAAGTGGTTTGAGAGTAAAGTTGGAAACAAGTATCTGAATGAGGCGGCCGGATTGGCCGCCGAAAGGGAGGCTGCCAGCAAAGAAACCAACAAGAATGAG gattcTACCTCATCAGAAAGAGTGATTGGAGAAGGAAAAGGAGGAGTAGGCGacgatgaggaagaggaggaagatatGTTTGAAACGGAGTTCAGACAATACAAGCGCACCTACTATATGACCAAGATGGGCGTAGATGTGGTGTCTGA TGACTTTCTAGCCAAGCAGGCCAAGTGTTatgtggaaggtatacagtggATTCTCCACTACTACTACCACGGTGTTCAGTCCTGGAGCTG GTACTACCCCTACCACTACGCACCCTTCTTGTCTGACATCAGGAACATATCGGAGTTaaagttgacctttgacctggaGAAACCCTTCATGCCCTTCCAGCAACTGTTGGCAGTCCTGCCTGCTGCCAGCAAGGAGCTGCTGCCTGAGAGTTACAGG CACCTGATGACCAGTGAAAATTCGCCCATTATTGAGTACTACCCTGTTGACTTTAAAACGGACCTCAATGGCAAGCAGCAGGAATGGGAGGCTGTGGTTCTTATTCCCTTCATAGatgag AGGTGCTTACTAGCAGCCATGGAGCCCTATAATCTGAAGATGACCAAAGAAGAGAAGGCCAGGAATCGTCACACAGAGTGTGCAGTCTACTCCTATGACTCTGAAGTAGACTTCATGTACATCTCCCCCCTGCCTCAGCTGTTCCCCGACATCGTCCACTGCCATGTCAA GAAAGCAGACATCCCTATGGATGCCTGGCATGTACAATTGGACCACGTGAGCAGACGCCTCGACCGCTCATCTCTGTACTTCTGTGGCTTCCCCACACTGCAACACATCAAACACaag TTCTTTAAGAAGAAGAGTGGGGTGGTTGTGTTccagcagagcagcagagggGAGAACATGATGCTGGAGATCCTCCCGAGCCAGGACGCAGAGGCA GGATGTGATGATGTTGCTGCCCAAGTACTGGGGAAGCCGGTGTTTGTCAACTGGCCGCATCTAGAGGAAGCTCGCATCATTGCAGTGTCAGATGGCGATGTCAA GTTTTATCTAGAGGAACCACCTGGTGTCCAAAAAGTGTATGACAGGCCCTCCACTCCTCCCCCCACCAAAGTCACCCGCCTGTCTGACAAGGAGCAAAAGGACTGGGTGAAGGATGTCCAGGGACTCACTGAACA TTTCTTGAAGAGGAAAGGCATCATGGTGAATGAGACATCGGTGGTTTTGTACGGCCAGTTGCTGACCGGAAGGAAATACGTCCCCAAAGCCAACGGGGTGGTGGAACTTGAGAAACAGTGGGCTAAGCAGGTCCTGCCTTTTGCCTACCAGACTGTGGTTAAg GACATCAAGGCCTTTTACTCGTGTCTGACCTGCTTTAAGAGCTTAGACGAGCTCTTCCCTCCAGCAACCACTGTCTTCATGGTGGGGAACCCTTACTACGGTGCCATGGGCGAG GTGCAAGACTCCagtgatgtcattaaagacGGCCGGGTACGAGTGGTCTTCAGTGTGCCGCATGAACCACAGCTGGAGCCCTTAATCCAGAATCAGCAt AAGTACTGTGTGAAGTACAGCCCTGGGTACGTCCTGGCATCTCGTCTCGGCATCACCAGCTACCTTGTCTCCCGCTTCTCAGGAAGCATCTTCATTGGTAGAGGCTCTAAGAGGAA TCCCTGTGGAGAGCAAAAAGCTAACGTCGGCCTGAACCTCAAGTTCAACAAGAAGAACGAGGAGGTTCCTGGATACACCAAGAGAACTGAAAAGGAGTGGCTCTACTCTGCTGCTGTGGAGGAATTACTGGCCGAATACCTGGACag ATTTTCTGAGGTATTCAACTCGGTGTCAAGAAACGGTCATGATGATGTTTTCTATGAAGATGACATTTGGCCTGAAGAGGACCAGAATGG GGCGGAGAGGGTTGCCGAAATCACCTCATGGTTGAAAAGTCACCCAGTAAGCTCCATCGGCAGGACTTCATGTGACCTACAGGTACTGGACTCTGCCATCGTGGAGAGGATCGAGGAAGCAGTGGAGAAAGCCAAG GTGAAGAAGAGCACCAAGAAAGTCCGTGTGACAGTCAAGCCTCATCTCCTCTTCAGG cccttggagcagcagcagggagTGATTCCGGACCCGGAGGCAGAGTATCGCCTGTTTGACAGAGTCATCAACACCAGGGAGGGCTTCACCGTCCCACTGGGACTCAGAGGAACCGTCATCGGCATTAAAGGAG CGGATCGTGAGGCAGAGGTTCTCTATGAAGTGCTTTTTGATGAAGAATTTGCTGGAGGTCTCTCCATCAG GTGTACTTCACCTCGTTGTTACCGCCTCCCTCCCTGCGCTCTCATTAACTTTTCCCACGGAGCGCGAGTGGATCAAACCTCCCACAAACTCACCGCCATCGTCAAACCTCAGCCCGCCACAGCCGCAAATTTCAACTCACAGCGCCAGTTGTCCGGCCTGAACCACTCTCCACGTTCACCCTTTATACCCACACAG CATAACAACAAACATGGTATGGGGAAGGCAGCCTCCCAGGGCAACAGGAACTCTCCCTCTAAGGGTCCTATCCAGAAACAACAGTCCAAG GAGTACAGTAATGTGTGGCAGTCTCTGCAGAACTCTGGTCCTCCTCTCAACCCTCCTGCTCACTGGCACAAT GAAGGACTTTCCCAACAGCGGAAGAACCAGCACTCCAACGAAGCT GCCCCAGTTGGTGGCATCAGACTGTTGAAGAAAAATGAAGATGTCAACTCCCTTTTCCCCCCACAGAACACAGCCAataag GCTACGACTGAGTTTGAGGACCTGATAGCCAGTCTCAAGATCTCCTCGGGTAACCAGCAAACCCCGCcccctccagctcctcctcaaGCACCCTCCAGCCAGTCAGATGGCCCGTTGTCTCCGCAGTCCTTCGCCATG AAGGGAACCCTGATGCTGAAGGAGATGCTGAAGATTGACGGTGCTGGAACAGGAAGTCCCTCTTCTCAAGGGGCAGATAACGCCGGTGGCCAGCAGCAGAACAGGAGACGATCATCCAAGAAACTAG CAAATATGAACGCCCCCCACGGCGATGCAGCTGCAATGGCTTCTCCCGCAATGGCCGTTTCTGCTAACCTCTCCAACGCTGGGCTGACCAGTAAGGTGTCAGAGCTGACGTGTGTCTGTTTGGGGTTAGGAATGGCACCACCCGATTTCAGCTACATAGGCAACAGACAG GGTCGCACAGTAGTGTGTCAGGTGAAGCTGTCCAATGGGTTGATGGTTCATGGTCCCCAGTGCCAATCAGAAAATGATGCCAAGGAAAAAGCTGccttctttgccctccaaagactg AACTCAGTGGGATCTGGCttccccctcccaccccctcTATACCCAGGAGTGGGGCAGATACGACCCCCAACCTTAGGAGCCATGGGCCCCGTCTTCAACCAGCAAG GTGGTTTGCTGTTGCCCCACCAGGGTTTCGGCCCGGCCCCTCTGTGGGGAATGCCGCTGCCTCCTCCCCACCATCAAAACCAGCCGTTCTATGGAGCAGCAGGAAACTTCCCTGGTGCTGCCCGCCCCCAACCCGCAGCAACAGTGCCCATCGGCTCACACAACCAATTTATTCCATTACAG GTGACTAAGAAGCGAGTCTCGGCCAACAAGAAGAACCAGGACACTCGGGAGTTTTACAGCGCCGCCCACATTGTGAGCAGAAACGAGTCCCAGAAAGCCCACAACCAGCACAGCCAATCTCTGGCTCCGGTTGAACCCCAGGGCGGTAAAGTCGACCAGCTGCACCAATACGCCGCCAACACCAACCCCTCCTCGTCCAGTCCTGGTCAAGTCGACGGCGTTTCCACGACGAATGCAGTCCCCCACACACCCCCTCGACAAAACGTCCCATCCACGGGCCACACCCCTGGCTCCTCCGGCAAGAGGAAGCACAGAAAGCTGGCTGTCAACTTTGAGGCAGCCAAAGTCTCTGAGTGA